From Brevundimonas vesicularis:
GGCCGCCCGCGCCTTTTGCGGGTCAGAGGCGGCGGGCGCATAGCGGCGCGTGAACTCCGCCAGGGCCGCGCACCCTTGCGGCTTCCTCTGCGTTGCGAACAGGGCGTCGGCCAGTTTCAGCGTCGTGTCCGCCGCCCAGCCGATGCGCGGCCAGTCCTTCAGCGCGGCGGCGTAATAGGGCACCGCCCCCGCCTTGTCGTTGGCCGCGACCCGCAGGTCGCCCAAGCGCGAGTTGGCCTCGCGCGACTGAGGCGTATCGGGCCAGGCCGCGATCACCGTCTCCAGCGCCCGCTCGCCGCGCGGCTTGTCGGTCGCCAACAGGGCCACCGCCGCCGCCAGGTCGCGCGTCGCATCGCCGGTCGGCGAGGTCGCCTCGATCGGCGCATTCAGCTCGGCCTGGGTCTCCAGCTTCTGCAACCGGCCCTCGGCGTCGGCCAGACGCGTCTTCAGCGTCTCGTTCTCGCGCGTGGCCTCGTCCAGCTGGAACGTCAGCCGTTCGTTGTCGCCGTTGATCCGGCGCACCGTGGCCTCCAGGTCGCCCAGGCGTCGGTCCATCAGGGCGAACTGCCCCTGCAGCGTCACAACCTCGGGGTCCGGCTCGACCAGTACGGGCTGGCCGGCGGCGTTTCTCTGGGTCAGGGCGCGCTCAAGCCGCCGCACATTGCGGTCCAGCTGGTCCAGGCGGCGATTGTCCCACTGGGTCCGCTCCATGATGTTGGGCTGGGCCTGCTGGGCGACCGCGCCACCTCCGATCAGGACAACCCCAAGGGCGGCGGCGGCGAGCAGGTGAACATGAGAGATCGAGAGCTTGGTCATGCGTCTAGCTTTCACCGATTTGGGGCCGCCGCAAGGCCGAGCTAGTGCCCCAGTCCCAGATAGATGATGGCCGTGACGAACAGGCCGACCACGATGTTGCAGAACACCAGAAGCGCGATCGTCCGCCACAGCGTCGAGAACCAGGACAATGAATAGGCGCCCTTCATCTGGGCGAACACATGAACGGGAACGGCCAACAGCCCCAGCGGAATGACGATGCCGCCCAGCCACCCGGCGATCGTCGCCGACACCACCATCAGCATCAGCAGCATGGCCATGAAAGTCAGCGAATACAGAACGAATACCCCGTGGTCGTACAGGGTGAAGCCGCGCTTCCACAGGAACAGCAGGGCCACGAACGGGATGGACAAGGGCACCAGCAGGAAGGCGAACTTGTACATCGTCTGCTGCAACTTGTAGACCGCCAGGTCCGGGTTCTGCAGCTTCTTCAGCACCGTGGCCACGACGCCGTGCCCCTCCTTCTCGGCGTCCTTGCCCATGACCTTGATCTTGGTCTCGCCGGCTTCTTCGGTCGCCATGTCCTTGATGCTGGCCTGCCAGCTGCCGGGCTTCAGACCGTCGGCGCGGCCGTCGCGCTGCTCGACCTCCAGCCGGGCCAGGGCCGCGCGGCGGTCGTCGACCAGCTTCTGTCCGGCGTTGATCGCCATCTGCATCGTCGGGTCCGGCTGGGCGCCGCTGTCGGCCCGCATCTGGACCAGGGCCTTTTCGGCCTCGGCTAGACCCACGCGCTGGGACGCGATCCGTTCGGCCAGGCCCCCACCGCCGGCCTTTGACTCGGGATGCGGCATGAAGCTGAGCGCGAAGAACATCACGAACAGGGTGAACAGGAAGATCGCCAGCGGCGAGACATAGCGCGTGCGTTTGCCCTCGACCCATTCGCGCGTCAGTCGGCCGGGGTTCAGCCACAGCAGCGGCAGGGTGCGCCAGATACGGGCGTCGAAATGCATGACCCCGTGCAGCAGCTCTTCGCCCAGATGCAGCAGGCTGCGATGGACATGGGTCGGCTGACCGCAGTTTGCGCAGAAGTTGCCGCTCGTTTCGGCCCCGCAGTCGGAACAGGCGCCGTGGGCATGATCCTCGCCGGCCTTGCCCGTCGGCTTTTCGATCGCGCCCGCCGCCAGACCGCTCGTGACGACCGCGCCCGCCCCTTCGATGTCCATTCGCTGATCCCCCGATCCCTGTGGCGACGTATCTGCCGCCCGCCCGGCGTCAGGACAAGCGCGGAAATGAAAAGAGGCGCCGACCCTGCGGCCGGCGCCTCCTTCAGATCAGCCGATCAGCCGGTCGTCAGCGCGGCGCGCCCGAGACGATGGCGGTGTGGGCGTTGCGGTTGCGGGCGAAGGCGTCCTCGTTCGAACCCTCCGCGATCGGCCGTTCCTTGCCGAAGCTGATCGTGTCGATCCGGCCGGCCGGAATGCCCCGGTTGATCAGATAGGTGCGCACCGATTCCGCACGGCGGGCGCCCAGCGCCAGATTGTATTCGCGCGTACCGCGTTCGTCGGCGTTGCCTTCGATGCGGACGGTCACCGACGGATAGCGTTGCAGCCACTGGGCCTGGGCGTCCAGACGCGGCATGGCTTCGGGACGGACCTCATAGGAATCCAGGTCGAAATAGATGCGGTCGCCGACGTTGACGACGAAGTCCTGTTCGGTGCCCGGCGCGGCCGAACCCATGTTTCCGCCGGTCACCGGGCCGGTGGGCGCGGTCGGATAGGCCGGACCCGTCGGTTGCGTCGTGCCGTCGTTCGGACCGGGCACGCCAGTCTCGACCGGGGGTTTTCGGGTGCAGGCGGCCATGGCGGCGACGGCGCAGCCGACCATCGCCAGTTTGAGAATGCGGGAAGTCTTCATGGGGTCGTCTCCTGACGTATCGTTTCTGGCAAGGGGCGGGCCTCAAGCTTGGCTTTACTGTCTGCCTCGGCCGATTTTTCGACGCTAGAGGCGATAACGCACAGTTGAGCTTTAAGGCTCCGACGGTGTCGGTGCGGCGTTTAGGCGGGGCAGCTGTCGGCGCCCTGGTTCACGCCCAGATTGCTCGGGCCACGGTCCAGCAGCGGCGACCAGGCCGGGTCGGTCCCGCGTCCGTTATAGCCCGCCTGCGACACCACGCGCCCCGACAGGTCCACGGTCCACAGACGCGTGTCGCCGCCCGGCGTCTGGCGCGCGAACATCACGTATCGGCCGTTCGGCGCCCAGTTCGGGCCTTCCTCGAAATAGCTGGACGACAGGATGCGCTCGCCCGAGCCGTCGGCGTTCATCACACCAGTCGAGAACCGGCCGCCGCCCTGTTTGGTGAAGGCGATCAGATTGCCGGTCGGGCTCCAGGACGGGGCCGTATAGATGCCGCCGCCGCGCGAGATGGGCCGCTGGCCCGATCCGTCCGACCGCATGACATACAGGCGCGCCGACCCCGAACGGTCCGAGGTGAAGACGATCTGGCTGCCGTCCGGGCTGAACGACGGCGAGGTGTCGATGCCCGGGTCGCTGGTCAGGCGCGTGATCTGGCGGCTGCGCAAATCCATCACATAGACGTCGGTATTGCCGCCCCGGATGATCGAAAACGCGATCTTGTTGCCGTCGTTGGAGAAGCGCGGCGCCAGCACCTGTCCGTCGAACTCGCCCAGGCTCTCGCGCCGGCCGGTCGTCAGATTATACAGGTAGATGCGGCTGTAATCCTTGCCCAGCGCCACATAGGTGATCTCGTCCGGCTGCGACAGCGAGAAGCGCGGCGACATGATCACCTCGTCCCCCTGCGTCAGATAGGTCGGGTTGAACCCGTCCTGATCGGCGATGGTCAGGCGGTTGATCCGGTTCAGCTGCGTGCCCTCCTCGGACACGAAGATCACGCGGGAATCGAAGAAGCCCGCCTCGCCGGTCATGCGCTGATAGATGACGTCGGAAATCTTGTGCGCGATCCGGCGCCATTGCTCCTGGGTCGCGGTGAACTGATAGCTGACCAGCTGGCACTGGCGATACGGGTCATACAGTCGGAAGCCCACGTCCAGCCGCCCGTCGCCGCGCGTCGTCACCCCGCCGTACAGCACCGCCTGCGCGCCGATCTGGGTCCACTGAGGGAAGTTCGGCGCATTGGCCAGGGTCAGGCCGGTCTCGATGAAGCTGGACGGGTTCAGCAGCTCGAAGAAGCCCGACCGCTTCAGATTGGCGCTGACCACATTGGAAATGTCCGACCCGTGCGTCCCGGCGAACGGCACAACCGCGATCTGAAGGGGACGCAGCACGCCCTGATCGATCTCGACCTCGACCGGCTGGTTCTGCTGAGGCGTCTGCGCCGCCGTCGTCAGAGGAGCCGCCATCGCGACAGCCGCCACGGAGGCCAGAAGAAGGTTCAGACGCATCAGATGCTCCCATAAGTCTCGAAGGATCGCCGCCCCTTATCGCCGGGCCGTTCGACTTTCGCCAGCTTCACGGGGAATAGGGCGACATTCGGGACGGGAGCGATCATTGATGCGTGATGCGTGATGCATTATCTTACAGCCATGCGCACTACACTCGCCATCGACGACGACGTGCTGAACGCCGCACGGGCCATCGCGGTTCAGACCCGAACCTCTGTGGGCGAAGTCATTTCCGATCTCGCGCGCCGCTCGATCACACAGGCCAAGCCGGACACGTCGCCCGAGTTCCGCAACGGCATTCGTCTCCTGCCGCACCGCAAGGGCGCTGTGGTGACGACCGAACAGATTAACGCTCTGCGCGATGAGCTGCCTTGATCGCGCTTTTGGACGTCAGCGTCCTGATCGCATTGATCGATCCAGCCCATACCGAGCATCTCACCGCCCACGCCTGGTTCGCAAATGAGCATCAGGCTGGTTGGGCGACCTGCCCGCTGACCGAAAACGGCGCGCTTCGAATCCTCAGCAATCCGAAATATCCGAACTCGCCGGGCGCGCCTGCGCAGGTGTTGCCCGCGCTTCATTCCTTGCTGAGCCAACCCGGCCATGCGTTCTGGCCCGACGACATCAGTCTGCTGGGCGACCGTTTGATCGCGCAGGATCGCCTGCTCACCTCGGGCCAGTTGACGGATACCTATCTGCTGGCCTTAGCCGTCTCGAACGGCGGGCGGCTGGCCACGTTCGACCGACGCCTGGCGCCCGACGCGGTGAAGGGCGGCAAGGCTGCCCTGCATCTCATAACGGCCTGACGCTCAGCGATTGCGGCACGCCCGTTCGGTGTTGAAGGTGGGGCGATAGACACCGCCGGGGAAGCCCTGCGGCACGTCGAAGGGCGCGGTCTGGCGCAGGGCGCGCAGGGCGCCGTCGGCGGCGGCACGATAGACGTTCGACGACTGGGCGTTGATCAGGCTGGGCCCGCGCGTGATCCGCCCATCGGCCGACAGGGTCAGCTCGACCTGGATGCGCAGCTGGTCCGCGCCGGGGATGTCGCAGGGCAGGATCCAGTTCGGATAGACCTGATTGAAGATGGCCGTGATCTGCGGGCCCGTGGCCTGGGACGCCGCGCCCGCCCCCTGCTGCCCCGTCGCCGGTCGGCCGCGATTGTTGGTCGGGCGCGTCGGTCCGGCCAGGGCGTCCAGATCCAGGCTCGACTCTGTGCGCTGGGGCGCCGGGCGGGCGGGCGCGGGCGTCGCCGGGCGCGGGGTCGGCTGGGCCTTGGTCGGCGGGGCCGGCGTCGGCGGCTGGGGTCGAGGCGTTGGACGCGGCGGCGTCGGGGTCGGCGTGGGCTTCGGCGTCGGCGTGGGCGTCGGGGCCGGACGCGGCGGCGTGGGCCGCGGCGGCGTCGGGGTCGGGCGCGGCTGGGGTTGCGGCGGCGTCGGGTCGGGCGTCGGCGGCACGGGATCGGGCTGCTGCACCGGCGCGGTCGCGGCGTCGTCGGGCGAGGGTTCGGGCTGCGGATTGTCCGCCGGCGCCGCCTGGATCACCTCTTCCGACACGATGGTCACCGGCACCGAGGCCACCAGCGGCGTCTCGTCCTCGTCCGTCTTGTGCGACACCATCAAGAAGGCGAGCGCGACCACCCCGGCGTGCAGGGCGAGCGATCCGAGGATGGCGGGGCTCGGCCGACGCAAAGGATTCAGGCCTCCGGCGCCGTGTCGGTGATCAGGTTCAGCTTGGTGAAGCCCGAGGCGCTCAATCGCGCCATCACCCGCGCCACCGCCTGATAGGGCGCGCGCCCGTCGGCCCGCACGAACACCGGCCGCTCGGCCGCCTTGTCCGCTCCGCCCGCCTCGGTCTGCAGTCGCGCCGATAGCTGTTCGAACGCCGTCTCGCTGTCGCCGACGAAGATCGCGCCCTGCTGGTCGATGCTGACCGACAGGGGTTCGGACTTGATCTCGACCGCGCTGGCCTCGGTCTTGGGCAGTTCGACCGGCACGCCCACCGTCAGCAGCGGCGCCGAGATCATGAAGATGATCAGCAGCACCAGCATCACGTCCACCAGGGGCGTGACGTTGATCTCGGTCAGAGGCCCTTTACGCCCCCTGCGCCCTCGACGCCCGCCGCCGCTCGCACCACCGCCCAAGGCCATGGTTCAGGCGCCCCGCTTCAGGCTGAGGTCGCTGGACGGCGGGGGCGGAGGCGGCGGGGCCGACGGGCTGCCCAGGCGGCGCGCCACGGCCGCCTGCAGGTCGTCGGCGAAGGCCTCCAGACGCCCCGTGAACTTGCCCGCGTCGATCGAGAACTTGTTGTAGGCGATATAGGCCGGGATGGCCGCCGCCAGGCCGATGGCCGTGGCGAACAAGGCTTCGGCGATGGCCGGCGCCACCGTCGTCAGATTGGTGTTGCCCGCCGCCGCGATCCGCCCGAACGCATTCATGATACCCCACACCGTGCCGAACAGGCCGATGAAGGGCGAGGCCGTGGCCACGACCGACAGCACGCCCAGGCCGTTCTCGATGCGCTGGCCCTCGCGCGAGATCAGGCTGTTCATCGCCTTGTCGATCCGCACCAGCAGCAGCTCGCCCTGGTGCTCGTTCAACGCCCCGCGTTGACGCGCCTCGCGCCAGTCCGACAGGGCGATCACCAGCATGCGCGGCAGGGCGTGGTCCGGCTCGGGTCCCGCCTGGGACGCCACCTCTTCCAGCGATCGGCCCGATTGAACCGACTTTTCGAAGTCGTCGGCGCGCTTGTTCAGCGCCGTGAACCGCACCGCCTTGTCGATGATGATGGTCCACGACCAGATCGAGGCCGCCGCCAGCCCGATCATCACGCCCTTGACCACCCAGTCGGCGGTCATGAACAGCTCGACCGGGTTCATCATCGCGGCGTCGACAGGCGTGGTCATTCAGGCGCTCCGGGCGGATTCGGGATCGATCACCCCTCTTCGACCGAGCGGACGTGACCATTGTGTGGCGTCCGGCCCGTTTAGCTCCGACCCGTCCGCCCGTCATCTGACAGGCGCGTCATAAGGGTTAACGGCGGGTTACTCGGACGCCGTCCGCCGCGCGTTCGGATCGACCGCGACCGACACGGGTGCGCCGACGCTGATGATGACGCCCTCGTGGCCTTCCTTGGCGATGGAATAGGTGGCGGCGTCCTTCAGCAGTTGCTCTTCGCACTGGCGATCGCCGGCCCGGCCCAGTTCGGCGCAGCCGCGCTTGGCCGCATCGGTCCAGCCCAGGACGCGGCGCGTCGCGGCCTCGGCCCGTTTTATCGCCGCCTCATCTTCTGCGGCGGCTTGCGCGATCAGGGCCTGGCGCGCGCCCTGCTGGTATTGCAGCTCGGCCTGGCCCGCCATCTTGCGCTCCCAAACCTTATAATAGGGACAGCCCACCAGCCCGCCGCCGATCAGCAGCACGAACAGCAGGATCGTGACGATCACCGCGCTGGCGGAGATATTGTAGGTTTCTGCGGCCATGACGTTTCCCCCTCGTTGGCGCGATCCTAGTCGGCGGTCCCGCCGCCCGCCAGCCACGGCGTGACCTTCTCGACCAAACCCTTCGAGGGCCGTCGCGGCCGCCCGTCCAGATGGATGCACACCGCCGTCACCTCGGCGCGGCACAACACCTCGCCGGCCCGCTCCACGCTCTGGCGGATGATCAGCCGCACGCCCTTCACCTGCTCATAGACGGTGCGCACCACCAGGGCGTCGTCGATCCGCGCGGGCTTGAGATATTTGATGTTCAGCTCCGACACCACGAAGGCCAGCGGCTCGGCCTCCTCAAGAAGGTCGGCGTGCCCCACCCCGATGGCGCGCAGGAAATCGGAACGCCCCCGCTCGAAATAGCGGACATAGTTGGCGTGATAGACCAGGCCGGTGAAATCGGTGTCTTCATAGTAGACGCGCACCGGCAGCAGGTGATCGCGCCCCTCGAAACGGCCGGCGGTGGGTTGGTCGGAGATTGCGGTCACTGAAACCTCGTGCGTCGTGCAGACGCCATAGCCAGTCCGACCGCGACAAGCCATCCGATCACGGGCGAAGCGCCATATCCCACCACCGGTGCCGGATAGGCGCCCAGCAGATTGGCCGCCGACAGACCGATCCAGAACCCGGCCATGGCCAGTCCGGCGGCGGCTCCGACGCCCCGCGCGCGCCATCCCATCCAAAGCAGCGGGGCCGACAGCACAACCAACGCCAGGCCCGCTGCCAAACCGAGGATCGGCGAAACAACCCAGACCGTCGGCACGACATCCTCGACATAGGGAACGCGCGGCAGGGCCTGCGAACGCGTCAGGTTCCACAGCGCCAGAATCCAGGACAGGGCCGCCAGCGGCGCCAGCGTCTTCCACGAGCCTCTCGCCGCCATCAACAGCCCGGTCGCCCCCACGGCGAACGCCAGGCTGGCGGCACCGTCGAAGCCGAGGCCGAACGTCAGGATCGTCAGGGCCGCGACGCCCGCCGTCCACACATCGTCTGCATCCTGCGCCACGAGCCAGAGCAGCGGCGCGCCCAGCAGCGAAGCGGGGTGAATCAGAACCGGCCCCAGCGCTAGCCAGCGATGCGCGCCCTGCATCTCCACGCCCGTCGTCAGCATCAGGACGGCAAAGACCAGAATCGCCGCCGCCGAGATCAGCCTCAAACCCCGGCCCGGCCGCGCC
This genomic window contains:
- a CDS encoding tol-pal system protein: MTKLSISHVHLLAAAALGVVLIGGGAVAQQAQPNIMERTQWDNRRLDQLDRNVRRLERALTQRNAAGQPVLVEPDPEVVTLQGQFALMDRRLGDLEATVRRINGDNERLTFQLDEATRENETLKTRLADAEGRLQKLETQAELNAPIEATSPTGDATRDLAAAVALLATDKPRGERALETVIAAWPDTPQSREANSRLGDLRVAANDKAGAVPYYAAALKDWPRIGWAADTTLKLADALFATQRKPQGCAALAEFTRRYAPAASDPQKARAAQLKTTGSCA
- a CDS encoding DUF3667 domain-containing protein, whose translation is MDIEGAGAVVTSGLAAGAIEKPTGKAGEDHAHGACSDCGAETSGNFCANCGQPTHVHRSLLHLGEELLHGVMHFDARIWRTLPLLWLNPGRLTREWVEGKRTRYVSPLAIFLFTLFVMFFALSFMPHPESKAGGGGLAERIASQRVGLAEAEKALVQMRADSGAQPDPTMQMAINAGQKLVDDRRAALARLEVEQRDGRADGLKPGSWQASIKDMATEEAGETKIKVMGKDAEKEGHGVVATVLKKLQNPDLAVYKLQQTMYKFAFLLVPLSIPFVALLFLWKRGFTLYDHGVFVLYSLTFMAMLLMLMVVSATIAGWLGGIVIPLGLLAVPVHVFAQMKGAYSLSWFSTLWRTIALLVFCNIVVGLFVTAIIYLGLGH
- the pal gene encoding peptidoglycan-associated lipoprotein Pal → MKTSRILKLAMVGCAVAAMAACTRKPPVETGVPGPNDGTTQPTGPAYPTAPTGPVTGGNMGSAAPGTEQDFVVNVGDRIYFDLDSYEVRPEAMPRLDAQAQWLQRYPSVTVRIEGNADERGTREYNLALGARRAESVRTYLINRGIPAGRIDTISFGKERPIAEGSNEDAFARNRNAHTAIVSGAPR
- the tolB gene encoding Tol-Pal system beta propeller repeat protein TolB; its protein translation is MRLNLLLASVAAVAMAAPLTTAAQTPQQNQPVEVEIDQGVLRPLQIAVVPFAGTHGSDISNVVSANLKRSGFFELLNPSSFIETGLTLANAPNFPQWTQIGAQAVLYGGVTTRGDGRLDVGFRLYDPYRQCQLVSYQFTATQEQWRRIAHKISDVIYQRMTGEAGFFDSRVIFVSEEGTQLNRINRLTIADQDGFNPTYLTQGDEVIMSPRFSLSQPDEITYVALGKDYSRIYLYNLTTGRRESLGEFDGQVLAPRFSNDGNKIAFSIIRGGNTDVYVMDLRSRQITRLTSDPGIDTSPSFSPDGSQIVFTSDRSGSARLYVMRSDGSGQRPISRGGGIYTAPSWSPTGNLIAFTKQGGGRFSTGVMNADGSGERILSSSYFEEGPNWAPNGRYVMFARQTPGGDTRLWTVDLSGRVVSQAGYNGRGTDPAWSPLLDRGPSNLGVNQGADSCPA
- a CDS encoding TA system VapC family ribonuclease toxin, translated to MIALLDVSVLIALIDPAHTEHLTAHAWFANEHQAGWATCPLTENGALRILSNPKYPNSPGAPAQVLPALHSLLSQPGHAFWPDDISLLGDRLIAQDRLLTSGQLTDTYLLALAVSNGGRLATFDRRLAPDAVKGGKAALHLITA
- a CDS encoding cell envelope integrity protein TolA, yielding MRRPSPAILGSLALHAGVVALAFLMVSHKTDEDETPLVASVPVTIVSEEVIQAAPADNPQPEPSPDDAATAPVQQPDPVPPTPDPTPPQPQPRPTPTPPRPTPPRPAPTPTPTPKPTPTPTPPRPTPRPQPPTPAPPTKAQPTPRPATPAPARPAPQRTESSLDLDALAGPTRPTNNRGRPATGQQGAGAASQATGPQITAIFNQVYPNWILPCDIPGADQLRIQVELTLSADGRITRGPSLINAQSSNVYRAAADGALRALRQTAPFDVPQGFPGGVYRPTFNTERACRNR
- the tolR gene encoding protein TolR produces the protein MALGGGASGGGRRGRRGRKGPLTEINVTPLVDVMLVLLIIFMISAPLLTVGVPVELPKTEASAVEIKSEPLSVSIDQQGAIFVGDSETAFEQLSARLQTEAGGADKAAERPVFVRADGRAPYQAVARVMARLSASGFTKLNLITDTAPEA
- the tolQ gene encoding protein TolQ, giving the protein MTTPVDAAMMNPVELFMTADWVVKGVMIGLAAASIWSWTIIIDKAVRFTALNKRADDFEKSVQSGRSLEEVASQAGPEPDHALPRMLVIALSDWREARQRGALNEHQGELLLVRIDKAMNSLISREGQRIENGLGVLSVVATASPFIGLFGTVWGIMNAFGRIAAAGNTNLTTVAPAIAEALFATAIGLAAAIPAYIAYNKFSIDAGKFTGRLEAFADDLQAAVARRLGSPSAPPPPPPPSSDLSLKRGA
- the ybgC gene encoding tol-pal system-associated acyl-CoA thioesterase — translated: MSDQPTAGRFEGRDHLLPVRVYYEDTDFTGLVYHANYVRYFERGRSDFLRAIGVGHADLLEEAEPLAFVVSELNIKYLKPARIDDALVVRTVYEQVKGVRLIIRQSVERAGEVLCRAEVTAVCIHLDGRPRRPSKGLVEKVTPWLAGGGTAD